Proteins from a single region of Carassius gibelio isolate Cgi1373 ecotype wild population from Czech Republic chromosome A5, carGib1.2-hapl.c, whole genome shotgun sequence:
- the LOC128004610 gene encoding interleukin-13 receptor subunit alpha-2 isoform X1, whose protein sequence is MLLLNKFPAWLCAFTLVLLTQDPVSTSEVTACGVAVDPPANIEITDPGLLGYLSIHWTRPASLQNLSGCTVRYQLRYYDTYEERWRSVRTVKLTYAAQFDLEKPVKVKILTVLKCACTNETEVQGQEREWVHAPEPTGVAGSRIRDFQCVYYGKEYMECTWKPGPVQPPNSQHYLYYWHREMDETKECPEYIVLPEGRRGCRFPRELLLEFSKFNLCVNGSSPAGSLRTAYFSIEVQNHVKPAVVSTMDVSETDGGLKLDWSPPSGQVPEHCLEYEVESSTAMENGEEKQERVVIQNLADTSYGLLRGVESQTTCFRIRSKVNMYCADGGIWSDWSQKKCTEDKETQYIPPWKYLTLVGLVVIGIGILCLSLWILQKICIKKIIKKDALYTLYKEKVNKTMPTILSPIFK, encoded by the exons ATGTTGCTGCTGAATAAGTTTCCTGCATGGCTCTGTGCATTCACTCTGGTTTTGCTGACTCAAGATCCAGTCTCTACATCAGAGGTCACGGCCTGCGGGGTGGCAG TGGATCCACCTGCTAATATTGAGATAACGGACCCTGGCCTCCTGGGTTACCTCAGTATCCACTGGACTCGGCCAGCCAGCCTCCAGAACCTTTCAGGATGCACAGTACGATACCAGCTCAGATACTATGACACCTACGAGGAACGATGGAGG AGTGTCCGAACTGTCAAGCTGACTTACGCTGCTCAGTTTGACCTTGAGAAACCAGTCAAGGTGAAAATCCTCACTGTGCTGAAGTGTGCCTGCACCAATGAGACAGAAGTCCAAGGgcaggagagagagtgggtgCACGCACCTGAACCTACAG GTGTGGCAGGATCAAGAATAAGAGATTTCCAATGTGTCTACTATGGTAAGGAGTACATGGAATGCACCTGGAAGCCAGGACCTGTCCAGCCTCCGAACTCACAGCATTACCTCTATTACTG GCACAGGGAAATGGATGAAACAAAGGAGTGTCCAGAATACATCGTATTACCCGAGGGTCGTAGGGGATGCAGGTTTCCTCGAGAATTGCTCTTGGAGTTCTCCAAGTTTAATTTATGTGTAAATGGATCCTCTCCAGCAGGAAGTTTGAGAACGGCCTACTTTTCTATTGAGGTCCAAAACCATG TAAAACCAGCAGTGGTCTCCACTATGGATGTGTCGGAGACTGATGGAGGTTTGAAGTTAGATTGGTCACCTCCTAGTGGTCAGGTGCCAGAACACTGCTTGGAATATGAGGTGGAAAGCAGCACTGCGATGGAAAATGGCGAAGAGAAGCAg GAAAGAGTGGTTATTCAGAATTTAGCGGACACATCGTATGGCCTTCTGAGAGGGGTAGAAAGTCAGACAACTTGCTTCCGAATCAGATCAAAGGTGAACATGTACTGCGCTGATGGAGGAATTTGGAGTGACTGGAGCCAAAAAAAGTGTACAG AAGATAAGGAAACTCAATACATCCCACCATGGAAATATCTCACTCTGGTGGGCCTGGTGGTCATTGGCATTGGCATCCTCTGTCTTTCATTGTGGATATTACAGAAGAT ctgcataaaaaaaatcatcaaaaaggATGCCCTCTATACATTATACAAGGAAAAGGTCAACAAGACCATGCCCACTATCCTCAGCCCTATTTTCAAGTGA
- the LOC128004610 gene encoding interleukin-13 receptor subunit alpha-2 isoform X2: MLLLNKFPAWLCAFTLVLLTQDPVSTSEVTACGVAVDPPANIEITDPGLLGYLSIHWTRPASLQNLSGCTVRYQLRYYDTYEERWRSVRTVKLTYAAQFDLEKPVKVKILTVLKCACTNETEVQGQEREWVHAPEPTGVAGSRIRDFQCVYYGKEYMECTWKPGPVQPPNSQHYLYYWHREMDETKECPEYIVLPEGRRGCRFPRELLLEFSKFNLCVNGSSPAGSLRTAYFSIEVQNHVKPAVVSTMDVSETDGGLKLDWSPPSGQVPEHCLEYEVESSTAMENGEEKQERVVIQNLADTSYGLLRGVESQTTCFRIRSKVNMYCADGGIWSDWSQKKCTDKETQYIPPWKYLTLVGLVVIGIGILCLSLWILQKICIKKIIKKDALYTLYKEKVNKTMPTILSPIFK; encoded by the exons ATGTTGCTGCTGAATAAGTTTCCTGCATGGCTCTGTGCATTCACTCTGGTTTTGCTGACTCAAGATCCAGTCTCTACATCAGAGGTCACGGCCTGCGGGGTGGCAG TGGATCCACCTGCTAATATTGAGATAACGGACCCTGGCCTCCTGGGTTACCTCAGTATCCACTGGACTCGGCCAGCCAGCCTCCAGAACCTTTCAGGATGCACAGTACGATACCAGCTCAGATACTATGACACCTACGAGGAACGATGGAGG AGTGTCCGAACTGTCAAGCTGACTTACGCTGCTCAGTTTGACCTTGAGAAACCAGTCAAGGTGAAAATCCTCACTGTGCTGAAGTGTGCCTGCACCAATGAGACAGAAGTCCAAGGgcaggagagagagtgggtgCACGCACCTGAACCTACAG GTGTGGCAGGATCAAGAATAAGAGATTTCCAATGTGTCTACTATGGTAAGGAGTACATGGAATGCACCTGGAAGCCAGGACCTGTCCAGCCTCCGAACTCACAGCATTACCTCTATTACTG GCACAGGGAAATGGATGAAACAAAGGAGTGTCCAGAATACATCGTATTACCCGAGGGTCGTAGGGGATGCAGGTTTCCTCGAGAATTGCTCTTGGAGTTCTCCAAGTTTAATTTATGTGTAAATGGATCCTCTCCAGCAGGAAGTTTGAGAACGGCCTACTTTTCTATTGAGGTCCAAAACCATG TAAAACCAGCAGTGGTCTCCACTATGGATGTGTCGGAGACTGATGGAGGTTTGAAGTTAGATTGGTCACCTCCTAGTGGTCAGGTGCCAGAACACTGCTTGGAATATGAGGTGGAAAGCAGCACTGCGATGGAAAATGGCGAAGAGAAGCAg GAAAGAGTGGTTATTCAGAATTTAGCGGACACATCGTATGGCCTTCTGAGAGGGGTAGAAAGTCAGACAACTTGCTTCCGAATCAGATCAAAGGTGAACATGTACTGCGCTGATGGAGGAATTTGGAGTGACTGGAGCCAAAAAAAGTGTACAG ATAAGGAAACTCAATACATCCCACCATGGAAATATCTCACTCTGGTGGGCCTGGTGGTCATTGGCATTGGCATCCTCTGTCTTTCATTGTGGATATTACAGAAGAT ctgcataaaaaaaatcatcaaaaaggATGCCCTCTATACATTATACAAGGAAAAGGTCAACAAGACCATGCCCACTATCCTCAGCCCTATTTTCAAGTGA